The following are encoded together in the Pleurocapsa sp. FMAR1 genome:
- a CDS encoding cation transporter gives MAEHCCQNKAKELEKLQQRQSKVLWIILVINAVMFVVEFSGGMKAASLSLTGDSLDMLGDALVYGCSLYVIQKGKKAQARSAMLKGGIMFLTAIAVFARATYQLFAQTVPTVQLMGEIGILALVANLICFLLLIRHRNDNINMSSVWLCSRNDIIANTSVLLTAGLVLLTNSFLPDLILGLLLTVVFAQSAGQVITQARAELI, from the coding sequence ATGGCAGAACATTGTTGTCAAAATAAAGCCAAGGAATTAGAAAAGCTACAGCAACGCCAGAGCAAAGTATTATGGATTATTCTGGTAATTAATGCGGTGATGTTTGTGGTGGAGTTTAGCGGAGGCATGAAAGCAGCCTCTCTATCTTTGACAGGCGATTCCTTAGATATGCTGGGCGATGCTTTAGTTTATGGCTGTAGCCTTTACGTCATTCAAAAAGGTAAAAAAGCCCAAGCGCGATCGGCAATGCTCAAAGGCGGTATTATGTTTTTAACGGCGATCGCTGTATTTGCTAGAGCCACCTATCAATTATTTGCTCAAACCGTCCCCACAGTTCAATTAATGGGCGAGATTGGTATTTTAGCTCTGGTAGCTAATTTAATCTGCTTTTTACTGTTGATTCGTCACCGTAATGACAATATTAATATGTCTTCAGTTTGGCTGTGTTCCCGTAATGACATTATTGCCAATACTTCAGTGTTGCTAACTGCTGGCTTAGTTTTATTGACTAACTCATTTTTACCCGATCTCATTTTGGGGCTATTACTCACTGTAGTTTTTGCCCAATCTGCGGGACAAGTTATAACTCAAGCAAGAGCAGAATTAATTTAG
- a CDS encoding ArsR/SmtB family transcription factor — protein MPVSKTKTDDLCQVRCFNTDLVTQIRSTLPSEDILEEVTVIFGALADRSRVKILYALRNGDELCVCDIAAMLNVKIATASHHLRKMRDLKLLKYRNDGKLAYYSLRDRRVTDILSYSLQELV, from the coding sequence ATACCCGTGAGTAAAACCAAAACAGACGATCTTTGTCAGGTACGATGTTTCAACACCGATTTAGTTACTCAAATTCGGTCAACTTTGCCCTCAGAAGATATCTTAGAGGAAGTTACGGTTATTTTTGGTGCTTTAGCAGACCGATCGCGGGTTAAGATACTTTATGCCCTCAGAAACGGCGATGAACTTTGTGTTTGCGATATTGCCGCCATGTTAAATGTCAAAATCGCTACTGCTTCCCATCATTTGCGGAAAATGCGAGATTTGAAATTACTTAAATATCGTAATGACGGCAAATTGGCTTACTACTCCCTAAGAGATCGGCGTGTGACCGATATCCTCAGCTATTCTTTGCAAGAGTTGGTGTAG
- a CDS encoding IS1 family transposase (programmed frameshift), which produces MPVDLPSCPSCNSEQIVKNGHIHNGKQNYKCRDCGRQYVENPQNKMIDQPTKNLIDKLLLEKIPLAGIARVTEVSEPWLQSYVNAKYESVSQQVKVKNKKKGKLTIQCDEMWSFVGNKANKQWIWLALAAKTKEIVGVHIGDRRRHGARKLWQSLPSVYRQCAVCYSDFWEAYEQVIPSKRHQAVGKERKTNYIERFNCTMRQRVSRLVRKTLSFSKKIENQIGAIWYFVHHYNTSLHL; this is translated from the exons ATGCCAGTAGATTTGCCATCTTGTCCATCATGTAATTCAGAACAAATTGTTAAAAACGGTCACATTCACAATGGCAAGCAAAATTATAAATGTCGCGACTGTGGTAGACAATATGTGGAAAATCCACAGAATAAAATGATCGACCAACCAACCAAAAACTTGATTGACAAATTACTCTTAGAGAAGATTCCTTTAGCTGGAATTGCCCGAGTTACAGAAGTTTCAGAACCTTGGTTACAGAGTTATGTCAATGCTAAATACGAATCAGTTTCTCAGCAAGTTAAAGTGA AGAACAAAAAAAAAGGAAAATTAACGATTCAGTGTGATGAAATGTGGTCATTTGTCGGTAATAAAGCCAATAAACAATGGATTTGGTTGGCTTTGGCTGCAAAAACTAAAGAAATAGTCGGGGTTCATATCGGCGATCGCCGTCGTCATGGAGCGAGAAAGCTATGGCAATCTTTGCCCTCAGTCTATCGACAGTGTGCCGTTTGTTATAGTGACTTCTGGGAAGCCTATGAACAGGTAATTCCTTCAAAACGCCATCAAGCGGTGGGGAAAGAGAGAAAAACCAATTACATAGAACGATTTAATTGCACAATGCGACAAAGAGTTTCTCGATTAGTCAGGAAGACTCTATCGTTCTCTAAGAAAATCGAAAATCAGATCGGGGCAATCTGGTATTTTGTCCATCATTACAACACGTCCTTACATCTTTAG
- a CDS encoding lysozyme: MSLSFHKARERAIQIISSKKNEDGYLDVDYLIDDEARKVLNLPSRPKDALPYVGWMVDNKDVSLAPTKTSLLGINLIKKYEGLRTNAYLCPANVWTIGYGHTKGVKQGQMISHLDAEKLLKDDLTVFEKAVVKLVSVPLGQNQFDALVSFVFNVGISAFSGSTLLKLLNQGKTSAVAEQFSRWVNAGGQRLPGLVNRRLDERDLFVKQ; this comes from the coding sequence ATGAGCCTGTCATTTCATAAGGCGAGAGAACGAGCGATACAAATAATATCTAGTAAAAAGAATGAGGATGGGTATCTGGATGTAGATTATTTAATCGATGATGAAGCAAGAAAAGTCTTAAACCTGCCTTCTAGACCAAAAGATGCGTTACCTTACGTTGGCTGGATGGTAGATAACAAGGACGTCAGTTTAGCACCTACTAAGACTTCTCTATTGGGAATTAATCTAATAAAGAAATACGAGGGACTAAGAACCAATGCTTACCTGTGTCCTGCAAACGTTTGGACAATTGGCTATGGGCATACCAAGGGAGTCAAGCAAGGACAAATGATTAGTCATTTAGACGCAGAGAAGCTATTGAAAGATGACCTGACAGTCTTTGAAAAAGCTGTAGTCAAGCTTGTTAGTGTACCTCTAGGTCAGAATCAATTTGATGCACTGGTTAGCTTTGTTTTTAATGTAGGCATTAGTGCGTTTAGTGGTTCTACTTTGCTTAAGCTACTTAACCAAGGTAAGACCAGTGCAGTAGCAGAACAGTTTAGTCGTTGGGTTAATGCTGGTGGTCAAAGGCTACCTGGTTTAGTTAACCGCAGACTAGATGAACGTGATTTATTTGTAAAACAATGA
- a CDS encoding tyrosine-type recombinase/integrase has translation MRRNNPNNLIFPSVTGGYINQKTFSRRYWNTVTKGLIADGVLDKHYINYSLRHSFITRLVRSGEDIATIARISGNSTETIVNFYLSAKRDGFEIPEL, from the coding sequence ATAAGGAGAAATAACCCTAATAATTTAATCTTCCCTAGTGTCACAGGCGGATACATCAATCAGAAAACCTTTAGCCGTAGATACTGGAATACCGTAACCAAAGGGTTAATAGCTGATGGTGTATTAGATAAACATTATATCAATTACTCTCTGAGACATTCATTCATCACTAGGTTAGTTAGAAGCGGTGAGGATATTGCCACCATTGCTAGAATCAGTGGCAATTCTACCGAGACTATCGTTAACTTTTATCTATCCGCTAAAAGAGACGGTTTTGAGATACCTGAACTTTAA